TTCTCATAGTTGACGATGAACCGATGCTCTGCCAGAGCTACAGGAGATTTTTGACAAAATCCGGTTATAATGTCGAAACTGCGATGGACGGTAAATCCGCACTAAAGGTGTTCGATCAGTTTTCTCCCGACATTATAATCGCCGACATCCAAATGCCCGGGATGGATGGATTTCAATTTGCCGAACAAATTTGGAAAAAAACGCCGAACCAGAAAATTATATTTTCGTCAGGATTTGCTTACGTTGAAGACATTAAAAATAAGCTGGAACGCGACAACCTAATGTTCTTCAAGAAACCGGCGCGTCTTGTTGAAGACCTGCTGCACAGTGTTACAACCGCGTTAAAAAGTGATTGATCTCTGTCAGGGAAAATAGGCAGCGCTGATTTTGCTGCCTATCTTGATAGGTAAATCCTTCTAACCCGCCTTTACTTTATAAGTCCTTTTTGACGATACTTTTCGGTGTATTTCCGGTACAGCCTTTTGTGCTTGTTGTCCAGATCTATCTTTCTTCCCTGAATAAATACCAGCTCAACGGAGGTAGTTATTTCCAAGGGACTGCCGTCTGTCACTATTATAGTGGCATCCTTCCCGTTTTCGAGAGAACCGACCCTATCGTCTATTCCCATTATTTCAGCGGCGTAAAGAGTGATAGATTTTATTCCCTCAATCTCCGGAAGTCCGAATGCCACAGCCATTGCGGCATTATACCGTATATTGTGCTGCTCACCGGCGAATGTTGCGTACCCCATGCAGAATTGAACTCCTGCCTCGTATAGTTTATTGGCGAGAGTATATCTTGAATCGTAAGCTTCCCAATCTCTTGACGGCGTAAGCAACACTTCACTGATGACCACCGGAATATTCATTTCTTTCAATTCACTCGCGAGTCTCCAGGTATCTTCACCACCTAAAATAACAGTCTTGATTCCCTCTGATTCAGCCCAGTCGATCGCCCCTTGTATTTGCCGTATCTCATCCGCGGTTATCCACATCGGCAGTTGACCTTTCAGGACCGGAATCATAGCCTCTAATCGAAGATCAACTTCATGGCTGGGTATGCCTTTTTTACCCGACGCCTCCTTCGCGATCATATATGCTCTCGCTTCATCCATGAACACACTGATCTTGTCTAACGCCTCCTTTTGTTCCTTTATCTGATCCTCTTTGCTCTTATCAAACCACCACGCACTTATTATGGTCATCCTGGGCCAATTCATAAGCATACTGACCGGAGCCTTCAGCGTCATGTCTTCCCAAGTCCAGCCGTCGAGCATTATCGCTGCGGACTTTCCGGAGATGATCCCTCCCCGAGGAAATGAGTTTACTACGGTTATTCCGTGCGCCCTCACTACAGAGAGCAGCTCGCTGTCCGGGTTCAATCCCGCTTCCGCTCTCACGTTAGGATTCATCGAGCCGAGTTCCCTGTCGTCACGCGATCCGGGAACGGAACCGACTTCAATCAGTCCGAGACGCGTATCGGCGTTTATCAGACCCGGATAAACATGCTTACCTGAAACATCAATGCTCTCGACACGGGAAGACAGGTTAACGTCATTCCCTATTTCTGTTATTATTCCGTTATCAAACAAGATGGTACCGTTCTCTATCGTCTGACCGGAAATCGTGTGGATAGTCCCGCCTACGAGTGCGATCGGATGATCCTGCTTTTTAGAGGGAACTTCGTCAGATGCCGGGGTCAGTGAAGTCAATCTCATGAAAACCAGCGCGATAGTGAGAGTGGAGTATATTATTTTTGCCTTCATATTCCTTCCCTCCCGGTATTGCCGGATTCTTTATCCTTCTTATTTTTTTCGTCGTTTTTCTCTTTCTTTTTCTCTCCAGAGGCTAATATTTTTTGGATCAGTTTTTCTCTTTCTTCGTCGACAGACTTTCTCAAGGCGGCATCTTCTTCTATATCGAACCACTTTGTTCCTTCTATCCAGGTCTGTTCCGCTATTGTCAATGTGCTTAACGGATGGCCGCTCCATACAACAAAATCTCCGTCCTTACCTTTTTCAAGGGAACCGGTCCACTTATCGACCTTCAGTTGTATAGCCGCATTGATAGTTACAAACTTCAAAGCCTCTTCCTCGCTTACTCCGCCATATGCCACCGCTTTGGCAGCTTCGAGATTCATCCTTCTCGCAAGCTCATCGCTGTCCGAATTGAAAGTGGTTAGCACTCCCACGTCGTGCATCAACGCTCCATTATATGGTATTGCATCGTACACTTCGAACTTATACATCCACCAATCCGAGAAGGTAGATGCACCCGCTCCATGCTTTTTCATTTCATCTGCAACTTTATATCCTTCGAGTACATGGGTGAATACCGCTATCCGGAAGCCAAAATCCTCCGCCACCCTCATAAGCATCAGGATCTCATCCTGTCGGTATGAGTGGCAGTGAACGAACATCTTTCCTTCCATAATATCCACGATAGCATCGAGCTCGAGATCTCTCCTTACGGGCAGACCACCCTTCTTCCTTCTTGCGGCTTTGTAGTCGAGCCCGGCTCTGAATTCGTCCCTGAATATCTGTTCCACACCCAATCGTGTGCGGGGATATCTGAGGACAGGAGGATTCCAGTTACTCTGCTTCACATTTTCGCCGAGAGCGAATTTTATAGTCGGCTTCGCTTTGGTATATTTCAACTTTTCAGGCAGGGAGCCGTATTTAATTTTAATGATCGCCGCTTGCCCTCCAATCGGATTAGCCGACCCGTGCAGTTCCTGAGACATGGTAAGCCCTCCGGCAAGCTCTCTGTACAAGCCGATATAATCGCCGGTTAATACGTCTCCTATCCTTACTTCGGAGGTAACCGCCTGACTTCCTTCATTCACGCCCCGGGTCATTGCCGTGTGCGAGTGTTCGTCTATGAGTCCGGGCGTAATATGCTTGCCCGTGCCGTCTATAATTACAGAGTTCTTTGGAGCTTTCAAGTTTTTTCCAATTTCAGATATTTTTCCGTTCTTCACCAGGAGATCGGTATTTTTCATTATTCCCGCCCGCCCGCTTGTCCATATGGTTGCGTTCCTGACAAGAACCGATTTGCTTTGAACCGGAAGAGTTCTCCTTCCGAATCCTCCAAGAGGATAAGTAATAGTCGCGGTTGCAGGGGCTAATTCTTCGGAATCTTTATCTTCTTCATCCTCTTCTTCGGTCGCTGATTTTGTCAATTTCCAAGTTATTTTCTTGTTTCCGGGTGCGCTTCCGACACCCACTATCCCTTTCTCGCTTAATTTCCCCGACATCATCACAATTCCTGATATATCGATGGAATCCGCGGGAAACGAAAACGCAATCCTGAAAGATGAAATTACCGGCGAGTTCAGCTTCATCTTTTTTCCGGCGATTGTAGCGCTGCCGGAAAGTTTCTCGACGCTTCCTTTCAGTTCAAGGGTCATCTCCTGCGAGTCCATGCC
This portion of the Candidatus Neomarinimicrobiota bacterium genome encodes:
- a CDS encoding amidohydrolase family protein, which codes for MTLELKGSVEKLSGSATIAGKKMKLNSPVISSFRIAFSFPADSIDISGIVMMSGKLSEKGIVGVGSAPGNKKITWKLTKSATEEEDEEDKDSEELAPATATITYPLGGFGRRTLPVQSKSVLVRNATIWTSGRAGIMKNTDLLVKNGKISEIGKNLKAPKNSVIIDGTGKHITPGLIDEHSHTAMTRGVNEGSQAVTSEVRIGDVLTGDYIGLYRELAGGLTMSQELHGSANPIGGQAAIIKIKYGSLPEKLKYTKAKPTIKFALGENVKQSNWNPPVLRYPRTRLGVEQIFRDEFRAGLDYKAARRKKGGLPVRRDLELDAIVDIMEGKMFVHCHSYRQDEILMLMRVAEDFGFRIAVFTHVLEGYKVADEMKKHGAGASTFSDWWMYKFEVYDAIPYNGALMHDVGVLTTFNSDSDELARRMNLEAAKAVAYGGVSEEEALKFVTINAAIQLKVDKWTGSLEKGKDGDFVVWSGHPLSTLTIAEQTWIEGTKWFDIEEDAALRKSVDEEREKLIQKILASGEKKKEKNDEKNKKDKESGNTGREGI
- a CDS encoding amidohydrolase family protein, producing MKAKIIYSTLTIALVFMRLTSLTPASDEVPSKKQDHPIALVGGTIHTISGQTIENGTILFDNGIITEIGNDVNLSSRVESIDVSGKHVYPGLINADTRLGLIEVGSVPGSRDDRELGSMNPNVRAEAGLNPDSELLSVVRAHGITVVNSFPRGGIISGKSAAIMLDGWTWEDMTLKAPVSMLMNWPRMTIISAWWFDKSKEDQIKEQKEALDKISVFMDEARAYMIAKEASGKKGIPSHEVDLRLEAMIPVLKGQLPMWITADEIRQIQGAIDWAESEGIKTVILGGEDTWRLASELKEMNIPVVISEVLLTPSRDWEAYDSRYTLANKLYEAGVQFCMGYATFAGEQHNIRYNAAMAVAFGLPEIEGIKSITLYAAEIMGIDDRVGSLENGKDATIIVTDGSPLEITTSVELVFIQGRKIDLDNKHKRLYRKYTEKYRQKGLIK